A genome region from Vibrio tapetis subsp. tapetis includes the following:
- the yfbV gene encoding terminus macrodomain insulation protein YfbV, producing MSEKIGLFHSLKDGQKYMDIWPIRKELSPLFPEQRIIKATRFGIKVMPAVAAISVLMQMVFQNSQAMPQAIVMALFAISLPLQGMWWLGNRSNTQLPPALAGWYREIHGKIIEAGGALEPIKSKPRYKELATMLNRAFRQLDKSALERWF from the coding sequence ATGAGTGAGAAAATAGGATTGTTCCATAGCTTAAAAGATGGCCAGAAATACATGGATATTTGGCCTATACGCAAAGAGTTGTCTCCTCTATTTCCAGAGCAACGCATTATTAAGGCGACACGTTTTGGTATCAAGGTCATGCCTGCGGTCGCGGCTATTAGTGTCTTAATGCAAATGGTATTTCAAAACTCTCAAGCAATGCCACAAGCCATTGTAATGGCATTATTCGCTATCAGTCTCCCCCTGCAGGGTATGTGGTGGCTCGGGAATCGCTCTAATACTCAACTGCCACCGGCGTTGGCGGGCTGGTATCGTGAAATTCACGGTAAAATAATCGAGGCGGGTGGTGCACTTGAACCGATAAAATCAAAACCACGTTATAAAGAACTGGCTACCATGCTGAACCGAGCATTTCGTCAGCTCGATAAGAGCGCGCTAGAACGCTGGTTTTGA